One window of the Cryptomeria japonica chromosome 7, Sugi_1.0, whole genome shotgun sequence genome contains the following:
- the LOC131078141 gene encoding protein FLOWERING LOCUS D, which yields MAATKHSRTLRQQPRAACYNESLMDDLIEKHLGGESGRKRKGIDIEKESDIEAMIAYSVGFPIDSLTEEEIEHGAVSTLGGAEQATYIVVRNHILARWRENVNAWLGKQHVMESIKKEHKSVVDSAYNFLLLYGYINFGVAPAVRPGIPEKVTKANVLIIGAGLAGLAAARQLMAFGFTVAIVEGRNRPGGRVYTRKLEGGGQMAETDLGGSVITGVHGNPLGVLARQLCLPLHKIRDQCPLYQPDGRLVDAKIDSKVEDLFNKLLDKASQLRQLMGDLAVDISLGASLETFRQVYGVAGKSEERQLLNWHLANLEYANAGLLSKLSLAFWDQDDPYEIGGDHCFLAGGNYRLIQAMAEDVPIFFERVVHEIRYGIDGVRVVTAGQVFEADTVLCTVPLGVLKSGSIKFVPELPKRKVEAIKRLGFGLLDKVAMLFPYVFWEADLDTFGHLNYETSQRGEFFLFYSYASVSGGPLLIALVAGEAAINFESMPATDALHRVLRILRGIYGPRGVNVPDPIQTVCTRWGSDPLSYGSYSHVAVGASGCDYDKLGESVGDGRVFFAGEATSRRYPATMHGAFLSGLREAANISKHANMKSMTMHTERRLLKDNGSCAALLDDLFREPDLEFGKFSILFDPLSDGPQSMSLLRVVVEGPRSEGIDNIKSEDRTSSKFICHQFQSQLNRQLKLYTLVAQKHAFELREVSGGDATRLRYLCENVGVKLVGRRGLGEVGESLVVSIKCARAGRRHA from the exons ATGGCAGCTACAAAGCATTCAAGGACACTGAGGCAACAGCCCAGGGCTGCATGCTACAATGAGAGTTTGATGGATGATCTCATAGAGAAGCACCTGGGTGGAGAAAGTGGCAGGAAAAGAAAGGGAATTGACATTGAGAAGGAGTCAGACATTGAAGCCATGATTGCGTATTCTGTGGGCTTTCCTATTGATTCGCTGACTGAAGAAGAGATTGAACATGGTGCTGTGTCAACCTTGGGAGGAGCAGAGCAAGCCACCTATATTGTGGTACGGAATCATATTCTTGCTAGGTGGAGAGAAAATGTGAATGCATGGCTAGGCAAGCAACATGTGATGGAATCCATTAAGAAGGAGCATAAAAGTGTTGTAGACTCTGCATATAATTTTCTTTTGTTGTATGGATATATCAATTTTGGGGTTGCCCCTGCAGTCAGGCCAGGGATTCCAGAAAAGGTTACTAAGGCCAATGTCTTAATCATAGGGGCAGGTTTGGCTGGGTTGGCTGCGGCACGCCAACTTATGGCTTTTGGGTTTACGGTGGCTATAGTTGAAGGCAGGAATAGGCCAGGTGGGAGAGTGTATACAAGGAAATTAGAAGGAGGGGGCCAGATGGCAGAAACAGACCTCGGGGGCAGTGTTATTACAGGGGTCCATGGGAATCCTCTGGGTGTTTTGGCCAGACAGTTGtgccttccacttcacaagataagaGACCAATGTCCTCTTTATCAGCCCGATGGTAGGCTTGTTGATGCAAAGATAGATTCTAAGGTAGAAGATTTGTTCAATAAATTGCTAGACAAGGCAAGTCAGTTGAGACAATTGATGGGCGACTTAGCAGTGGATATATCTTTGGGTGCGTCTTTGGAGACATTCAGGCAGGTGTATGGTGTGGCTGGAAAGTCAGAGGAAAGACAACTTTTGAATTGGCATTTGGCTAACCTTGAGTATGCAAATGCTGGATTGCTTTCCAAGTTATCACTTGCATTTTGGGATCAGGATGATCCCTATGAGATTGGTGGTGATCACTGTTTCCTTGCTGGAGGTAATTACAGGCTGATTCAGGCCATGGCAGAGGAtgttccaattttttttgaaagagtTGTACATGAGATTAGATATGGTATTGATGGTGTGCGGGTAGTAACTGCAGGCCAAGTTTTTGAAGCAGATACAGTTCTGTGTACGGTGCCGCTTGGGGTTTTAAAAAGTGGTTCAATAAAATTTGTTCCAGAGCTGCCTAAGAGAAAAGTGGAAGCTATTAAGAGATTAGGGTTTGGACTACTGGACAAGGTTGCTATGCTCTTTCCTTATGTATTCTGGGAAGCTGATCTTGATACATTTGGCCATTTGAACTATGAAACTAGTCAGCGGGGTGAATTCTTTTTGTTCTATAGCTATGCTTCTGTATCTGGAGGGCCACTTCTGATTGCTCTTGTAGCTGGAGAAGCTGCAATCAACTTCGAGAGCATGCCTGCGACAGATGCTCTTCATCGGGTGCTTCGAATTCTCAGAG GTATTTATGGTCCAAGAGGAGTTAATGTACCCGATCCCATTCAAACAGTGTGTACGAGATGGGGAAGTGATCCTCTGTCTTACGGTTCATATTCTCATGTTGCTGTTGGAGCATCCGGCTGTGACTATGATAAGCTAGGAGAAAGTGTTGGAGATGGTCGGGTTTTCTTTGCTGGGGAGGCCACTAGTCGTAGATACCCAGCAACTATGCATGGTGCATTTTTAAGTGGTTTGCGGGAAGCAGCAAATATTTCTAAACATGCTAATATGAAGTCAATGACAATGCATACAGAAAGAAGACTTTTAAAGGACAATGGGTCCTGTGCTGCTCTTCTTGATGATCTATTTAGGGAACCTGATCTAGAATTTGGGAAATTCTCCATTCTTTTTGATCCACTATCAGATGGCCCTCAATCAATGTCACTTTTGAGGGTTGTTGTTGAGGGACCTAGAAGCGAAGGCATTGACAATATAAAATCTGAAGACCGCACCTCAAGCAAattcatttgtcatcaatttcagtCACAGTTGAATAGACAACTTAAATTGTACACATTAGTGGCACAAAAACATGCATTTGAATTGAGAGAGGTAAGTGGAGGAGATGCAACTAGACTGCGCTATTTGTGTGAGAACGTTGGAGTAAAGCTAGTTGGAAGGAGAGGTCTAGGTGAAGTAGGAGAGTCCCTTGTGGTTTCTATCAAGTGTGCGAGAGCTGGCCGTAGGCATGCTTAA